A portion of the Candidatus Glassbacteria bacterium genome contains these proteins:
- a CDS encoding RDD family protein yields the protein MLATRYASLLKRFAALLVDTVIVFMLIGLLEAALGALWFPLDMIGGITKWIGLRGAFDSIVYHLPGFLRGVPHDIPGPLVVVIFALYHAVFEASLRQATPGKMLFGIFVTDQYGRRMSWRRGLGRGFGRLLSILPCFLGLFIALLAPRSQALHDMMASTLVLEPASTPPPQVEGPR from the coding sequence ATGCTGGCGACCCGGTACGCTTCGCTGCTCAAGCGCTTCGCGGCCCTGCTGGTCGATACGGTGATTGTTTTTATGCTGATCGGTTTGCTGGAGGCCGCGCTGGGCGCGCTGTGGTTTCCGCTCGATATGATCGGCGGGATCACAAAATGGATCGGTCTGCGCGGTGCGTTCGACTCGATAGTCTATCATTTGCCGGGGTTTCTGCGCGGCGTACCCCACGATATCCCGGGTCCGCTGGTCGTGGTGATTTTCGCTCTCTACCATGCGGTTTTCGAGGCCAGCTTGCGCCAGGCTACACCGGGTAAAATGCTGTTCGGGATTTTCGTCACCGACCAGTACGGCCGCAGGATGAGCTGGAGGAGGGGGCTGGGACGGGGTTTCGGGCGCCTGCTGTCGATACTGCCCTGTTTTCTCGGCCTGTTTATCGCCCTGCTGGCTCCACGCAGCCAGGCGCTTCACGATATGATGGCCTCCACGCTGGTGCTGGAACCGGCATCCACGCCGCCTCCGCAGGTCGAGGGTCCCCGTTAA
- a CDS encoding RDD family protein, whose protein sequence is MLPTQYASFLKRFVAHIVDIILASILAALVVLPLALLTAGTGVLAWLSLHNFNHFSYYGDPEDIIRAVLASLPVAAIVFWIFIHMLIYWFYFAVFESSPRQATPGKMMLGMFVTDELGRRISFPRSLGRTVGKVLSQIFCWLGYIIALFTVRSQTLHDMMAGTLVLEPAYPAPQANTAPPQAVPPGGIPAPQPDGVAVPAEPEAAAPSAEPPTETTEKSNDRQPEENLPGDDKPEQENK, encoded by the coding sequence CCACCCAGTACGCGTCGTTCCTGAAACGCTTCGTGGCCCACATTGTCGATATAATCCTGGCCAGCATCCTGGCCGCGCTGGTTGTCCTGCCGCTGGCCTTGCTTACCGCCGGCACCGGTGTTCTGGCCTGGCTGTCGCTGCATAATTTCAACCATTTCTCCTACTACGGTGACCCCGAAGATATTATCCGGGCCGTGCTGGCCAGCCTGCCCGTGGCGGCAATCGTTTTCTGGATATTCATTCACATGCTGATATACTGGTTCTATTTTGCGGTGTTCGAGAGCAGTCCGCGTCAGGCCACGCCGGGCAAGATGATGCTGGGGATGTTTGTCACCGACGAGCTGGGGCGACGGATCAGCTTTCCGCGTTCCCTGGGACGCACGGTGGGCAAGGTGCTGAGCCAGATCTTCTGCTGGCTGGGCTACATTATCGCCCTGTTTACCGTCCGCAGCCAGACCCTTCACGACATGATGGCAGGCACCCTGGTGCTGGAACCGGCTTATCCCGCGCCGCAGGCAAACACGGCCCCGCCCCAGGCGGTGCCACCAGGAGGAATTCCCGCGCCTCAGCCAGATGGCGTGGCCGTGCCCGCTGAGCCGGAAGCAGCTGCCCCGTCAGCGGAACCGCCAACAGAGACCACGGAAAAATCGAACGATCGACAACCGGAGGAAAACTTGCCCGGCGATGACAAACCCGAACAGGAGAACAAGTGA